One Agelaius phoeniceus isolate bAgePho1 chromosome 6, bAgePho1.hap1, whole genome shotgun sequence DNA window includes the following coding sequences:
- the GOLGA5 gene encoding golgin subfamily A member 5, producing MSWLADLAGKAEDLLNRVDQGAASALSKKDTSSSAVYDKKNLDSANDYSEVHQHTGELKYQTSSKAAYISSAAENIKHQKATILAGTANIKTACRTSSEAASPVENASAPRAASHFVRRKKSEPDDELLFDFLNSSEKEPNGRIDSKKEKSKAPVLQNHSRTSSISSVSTSTQSAKTTEDNSIRSQGNETPDSSDSGLGAQGNDGLKDSSPSTVTSPSLSANDDSKSHELSNLRLENQLLRNEVQSLNQEVASLIQRSKETQEELNKSREKVEKWNVDHSKSDRMVRDLRARVDDLTEAVGAKDSQLAVLKVRLQEADQLLSARTEALEALQSEKSRIIQDHSEGSSLQNQALQTLQERLRDADSALKREQESYKQMQNEFAARLSKVEAERQNLAEGITAAERKYLDEKRRADELQQQVKVTKSHLESAKQELTDYKQKATRILQSKEKLINSLKEGSGIEGLDSNTASTVELEELRHERDTQREEIQKLMGQIQQMRAELQDMETQQVSEAESVREQLQDLQEQISAQKMAKQEAEAELERQKQELRYTEEELYRTKNTLQSRIKDREEEIQKLRNQLTNKTLSSSSQTELENRLHQLTETLIQKQTMLESLSTEKNSLVYQLERLEQQLKAVQGTSANGPSINMAGIDGAEGARLRSVPVLFGDADTGVAGMYGRVRKAASTIDQFSIRLGIFLRRYPIARVFVIIYMALLHLWVMIVLLTYTPEMHHDSPSGR from the exons ATGTCTTGGCTTGCTGATCTCGCTGGAAAGGCAGAGGATCTACTCAACAGAGTTGATCAAGGAGCTGCATCAGCTCTGAGCAAAAAAGACACCTCGAGCAGTGCAGTTTATGATAAGAAGAACTTGGACTCTGCCAATGACTATTCTGAAGTGCACCAGCATACTGGAGAACTGAAATACCAGACCTCATCCAAAGCAGCCTACATCTCTTCAGCAGCTGAAAATATTAAACACCAAAAGGCCACAATCCTGGCAGGAACAGCAAATATTAAAACAGCATGTAGGACATCCTCAGAGGCAGCTTCTCCAGTAGAAAATGCTTCcgcacccagagctgcctcaCATTTTGTGAGAAGAAAAAAGTCAGAACCTGATGACGAGTTGCTATTTGATTTTCTCAATAGTTCAGAGAAGGAACCTAATGGAAGGATAGACTCTAAAAAGGAGAAGAGCAAGGCACCTGTTCTTCAGAATCACTCTCGGACTTCAAGCATTAGTTCTGTGTCTACCAGTACACAGAGTGCAAAAACTACTGAAGATAATTCCATCAGGAGCCAAGGCAATG AAACTCCAGACAGTTCAGACTCTGGCCTGGGAGCCCAAGGGAATGATGGCCTGAAGGATTCATCACCAAGTACAGTCACCAGCCCCAGCCTTTCAGCCAATGATGATTCCAAATCCCATGAGCTGTCCAACCTTCGCCTGGAGAACCAGCTGCTGAGAAATGAAGTTCAGTCTTTAAATCAAGAAGTGGCTTCATTAATACAGAGGTCCAAAGAAACACAAGAAG AATTGAACAAATCCCGGGAGAAGGTGGAGAAGTGGAATGTTGACCATTCCAAGAGTGACAGGATGGTTAGAGACCTTCGGGCTCGAGTGGATGATCTGACagaagctgttggtgccaaagattcccagctggctgtgctgaaagtACGGTTGCAAGAAGCTGATCAGCTCCTAAGTGCTCGGACAGAAGCTTTAGAAGCACTGCAGAGTGAAAAATCACG GATAATACAAGACCACAGTGAAGGAAGCAGTTTACAAAATCAAGCCCTTCAGACTCTTCAGGAGAGGCTGCGTGATGCAGACTCTGCACTCAAGCGAGAGCAAGAAAGTTACAAACAAATGCAG AATGAGTTTGCGGCTCGTCTAAGTAAAGTGGAAGCAGAACGTCAGAACCTGGCAGAAGGGATAACTGCAGCTGAGAGAAAGTATTTAGATGAGAAGAGGCGAGCTGATGAGCTTCAGCAGCAGGTCAAAGTAACTAAAAGCCACCTAGAATCTGCAAAACAGGAGCTGACAGACTATAAACAGAAAGCCACTCGCATTCTCCAA TCTAAAGAAAAGTTGATAAACAGCTTAAAAGAAGGCTCTGGTATTGAAGGCCTGGATAGCAATACAGCAAGCACAGTGGAGCTGGAGGAACTGAGACATGAGCGAGACACTCAGAGAGAAGAAATACAAAAACTGATGGGGCAAATACAACAgatgagagcagagctgcag GATATGGAGACACAGCAGGTAAGTGAAGCTGAGTCAGTAAGAGAGCAGCTTCAAGACCTACAAGAGCAAATATCAGCACAAAAAATGGCCAAGCAGGAGGCAGAAGCTGAACTAGAACGGCAGAAACAG GAACTTCGTTATACTGAAGAAGAACTGTATCGGACAAAGAATACTTTGCAAAGCAGAATAaaagacagagaggaagaaattcAGAAGCTCAGAAATCAG cTGACGAACAAGACTCTAAGCAGTAGTAGTCAGACAGAATTGGAAAATCGGCTTCACCAGCTGACAGAAACACTAATTCAGAAGCAAACCATGTTAGAGAGCCTGAGCACAGAGAAAAATTCCCTTGTGTATCAACTGGAACGGCTCgagcagcagctgaaggctgtCCAAGGCACAAGTGCCAATGGACCTTCCATTAACATGGCAGGCATTGATGGTGCTGAAG GGGCCCGCCTGcgcagtgtccctgtcctgttcGGCGACGCGGACACCGGCGTGGCAGGAATGTACGGGAGGGTCCGCAAGGCTGCCAGCACCATCGACCAGTTCAG CATTCGGCTGGGAATCTTTCTGAGGCGATACCCCATAGCAAGAGTCTTTGTCATCATTTACATG gcCTTGCTTCACCTCTGGGTTATGATTGTTCTCCTTACCTACACCCCAGAAATGCATCATGACAGTCCCAGTGGCAGGTAG